One genomic region from Salinicola endophyticus encodes:
- a CDS encoding siderophore-interacting protein gives MPKTPPRAFTVLARQPLTPHMLRLTLGGEAMRTFPADQASAYIKLVLPGENDTPPRMRTYSVRRQREDAIDVDFVLHADGGPAASWARNARPGDVIEVAGPGPVKRVAEDADWYLLVGDMTALPAIAANLERLPPQAVGEVILEVISEADIQPLAAPPGMRLSWHIQAHPGSDSEGLLEAVRELPWRPGKAGIWIACEFSAMRRLRRHLIDERGVDKREMYLSSYWKYGASEDGHRLSKREDAEREGA, from the coding sequence ATGCCCAAGACTCCACCGCGCGCCTTCACCGTGCTCGCCCGGCAGCCACTGACACCCCATATGCTGCGCCTCACCCTCGGCGGCGAGGCGATGCGCACCTTCCCCGCCGACCAGGCCAGCGCCTATATCAAGCTGGTGCTGCCCGGGGAGAACGACACGCCTCCCCGGATGCGCACCTACAGCGTGCGCCGACAGCGTGAGGACGCCATCGACGTCGACTTCGTGCTCCACGCCGACGGCGGGCCAGCTGCCAGCTGGGCGCGCAACGCCCGCCCGGGGGATGTCATCGAGGTCGCCGGCCCCGGACCGGTCAAGCGGGTGGCAGAGGACGCCGACTGGTATCTACTGGTGGGCGACATGACCGCTCTGCCGGCGATCGCAGCCAATCTCGAACGGCTGCCGCCGCAGGCGGTGGGAGAGGTGATTCTCGAGGTGATCAGCGAAGCCGATATCCAGCCGCTGGCGGCACCGCCCGGCATGCGCCTCAGCTGGCACATTCAGGCGCATCCGGGCAGCGATAGCGAAGGGCTGCTCGAGGCGGTGCGCGAGCTGCCCTGGCGGCCGGGCAAGGCGGGCATCTGGATCGCCTGCGAGTTCTCGGCGATGCGCCGCCTACGCCGCCACCTGATCGACGAGCGCGGCGTCGACAAGCGCGAGATGTATCTCTCGAGCTACTGGAAGTATGGCGCCAGCGAAGACGGGCATCGCCTCAGCAAGCGCGAGGATGCCGAGCGCGAAGGCGCCTGA
- the pdxB gene encoding 4-phosphoerythronate dehydrogenase PdxB: MRILVDENVPLAEAFFGELGEVTRQPGREMTAASVRDHDALVVRSITPVNAALVAGSRLKFVGTCTIGTDHVELAALREHGIGFANAPGCNAEAVVDYVLSSLLLLCERDGEDLFTKTVGIVGAGNVGGRLAARLAALGIAYLVCDPPRAEAEGDAGFVALDALIARADVICLHTPLVAAGAHATRHLLDRQRIEALAPGTMLLNAGRGDCLDGGALNERLARDADLRCVLDVWEHEPGIDETLYARVDLATPHIAGHSVDGKLRGTEMIYQALSRQLGLPARQSLARLTPAPWLPRLVLDAGTPRDDALRLCARACYDPRRDAMGLERYRRRLGMAQGFDAYRRDYPVRREFQTLEVALTAAAPELEAVLRGFGFGVATPE, translated from the coding sequence ATGCGAATTCTGGTGGACGAGAACGTACCTCTGGCCGAGGCCTTCTTCGGTGAGCTGGGTGAGGTGACGCGCCAGCCAGGGCGTGAGATGACCGCGGCCAGCGTGCGCGATCACGACGCCCTGGTGGTGCGCTCGATCACGCCGGTCAATGCGGCGCTGGTGGCGGGGTCGCGCCTCAAGTTCGTGGGTACCTGCACCATCGGTACCGACCATGTCGAGCTGGCGGCGCTGCGCGAGCACGGGATCGGCTTTGCCAACGCACCCGGCTGCAACGCCGAGGCGGTGGTCGACTACGTGCTCTCCAGCCTGTTGCTGCTGTGCGAGCGCGACGGCGAAGACCTGTTCACCAAGACCGTGGGTATCGTCGGCGCCGGCAACGTTGGCGGGCGCCTCGCCGCGCGCCTGGCGGCGCTGGGCATCGCCTATCTGGTCTGCGATCCGCCGCGCGCCGAAGCCGAGGGCGACGCGGGTTTCGTGGCTCTCGACGCGCTGATCGCACGCGCCGATGTCATCTGTCTGCACACGCCGCTGGTGGCAGCCGGAGCGCATGCCACCCGGCATCTGCTCGACCGGCAGCGAATCGAGGCGCTGGCGCCGGGGACCATGCTGCTCAACGCCGGGCGTGGCGACTGCCTCGACGGCGGCGCCTTGAACGAACGTCTGGCCCGCGATGCCGACCTGCGCTGCGTGCTCGACGTGTGGGAGCACGAGCCGGGTATCGACGAGACGCTCTACGCCCGGGTCGATCTCGCCACCCCGCATATCGCTGGCCATAGCGTCGACGGCAAGTTGCGCGGTACCGAGATGATCTATCAGGCGCTGTCGCGCCAGCTCGGGCTGCCCGCGCGGCAGAGCCTGGCTCGGCTGACCCCGGCGCCGTGGCTGCCACGGCTGGTGCTAGACGCCGGCACCCCACGTGACGATGCGCTGCGGCTGTGCGCCCGGGCCTGCTACGACCCGCGCCGCGACGCCATGGGGCTGGAGCGTTATCGCCGACGCCTGGGTATGGCCCAGGGCTTCGATGCCTACCGTCGCGACTATCCGGTACGCCGCGAGTTCCAGACCCTCGAGGTGGCGCTCACCGCGGCGGCCCCCGAGCTCGAAGCGGTCCTGCGCGGTTTCGGCTTCGGTGTCGCCACGCCGGAGTGA
- the rlmKL gene encoding bifunctional 23S rRNA (guanine(2069)-N(7))-methyltransferase RlmK/23S rRNA (guanine(2445)-N(2))-methyltransferase RlmL has protein sequence MKDDKSLLNLYITCPWGVEPLLAEEVAELGAEIQKTTVAGLHARADLATAYRLCLWSRLANRVILTLGRESDCETPEAIVAAVSQLPWAEKLRDGHTLAVDFHGQSAAIRHTRFGAQVIKDGVVEALAAAGRARPQVDLGQPDVRIYANLHKGQLLVGIDLVGASLHQRGYRRDVGHAPLKENLAAALLVRAGWPARAKRGEPLVDPMCGAGTLLIEAAMMAADIAPQLTRERFGFQRLADFDPAQWQTLAREAKVRADLGRRRARSRLWGFDQSPQAIAAARSNAMRAGIPALIELAGAAVKGLTPPAEATTPGLVITNPPYGERLGELPELVALYGDLGQRLKQHFGGWQLALFTGNPDLGHRLGLRAHKQYAFKNGPLDCKLLLADVALRAADTGDGDAGDSDKPGAVSTAQTPSLSDAAPLSEGARMFANRLQKNRKRLSKWLKQSGERCYRLYDADMPEYALAIDVYGHRVHVQEYAAPRSVDADKAKRRLLDALSAIPVALDVRPEQIHYKQRERQSGKAQYRKQGDSGERFVVEEGPAKLWVNLTDYLDTGLFLDHRPVRRLLRERAAGKRFLNLFCYTGTATVHAALGGATDSLSVDLSNTYLDWARDNLALNQLDPGRHRVVRDDCLRWLETAGGSFDLIFLDPPTFSNSKKMAGTLDIQRDHVRLVELAMARLAPGGELVFSNNQQRFKLDPALSTRFAVTEITAQTFDPDFSRRANLHHCFSIRHRQ, from the coding sequence ATGAAAGACGATAAATCGCTGTTGAACCTTTATATCACCTGCCCTTGGGGCGTCGAGCCGCTACTCGCGGAAGAGGTCGCCGAGCTGGGGGCGGAGATACAAAAAACTACCGTCGCCGGGCTGCATGCGCGTGCCGATCTCGCCACCGCCTACCGCCTGTGCCTGTGGTCGCGCCTGGCCAACCGGGTGATCCTGACCCTGGGGCGCGAGAGCGACTGCGAGACGCCGGAGGCGATCGTCGCCGCGGTGAGCCAACTGCCCTGGGCCGAGAAGCTGCGCGACGGCCATACCCTGGCGGTGGATTTCCACGGTCAGTCGGCGGCGATCCGCCACACCCGCTTCGGCGCCCAGGTGATCAAGGATGGGGTCGTCGAGGCACTGGCGGCGGCCGGGCGGGCACGCCCGCAGGTCGATCTCGGCCAGCCCGACGTACGTATCTACGCCAATCTGCACAAGGGGCAGCTGCTGGTGGGTATCGATCTGGTCGGCGCCAGTCTGCACCAGCGCGGCTACCGGCGTGATGTCGGCCATGCCCCGCTCAAGGAGAACCTGGCCGCGGCACTGCTGGTGCGCGCTGGCTGGCCGGCCCGGGCCAAGCGCGGTGAGCCGCTGGTGGACCCGATGTGCGGTGCCGGCACGCTGCTGATCGAGGCGGCGATGATGGCCGCGGATATCGCCCCCCAGCTCACCCGCGAGCGCTTCGGCTTCCAGCGTCTGGCCGACTTCGATCCAGCCCAGTGGCAGACCCTGGCGCGCGAGGCCAAGGTGCGTGCCGATCTTGGCCGCCGGCGTGCGCGTTCAAGGCTGTGGGGCTTCGACCAGAGCCCGCAGGCGATCGCCGCGGCGCGCAGCAATGCCATGCGCGCGGGGATTCCGGCGCTGATCGAGCTGGCCGGCGCTGCGGTGAAGGGGCTGACACCGCCCGCCGAGGCCACCACGCCGGGGCTGGTGATCACCAACCCGCCCTACGGCGAGCGTCTCGGCGAGCTGCCGGAGCTGGTGGCGCTCTACGGCGATCTGGGACAGCGACTGAAGCAGCACTTCGGCGGCTGGCAGCTGGCGCTGTTCACCGGCAATCCGGATCTCGGCCATCGTCTGGGCCTGCGCGCGCACAAGCAGTACGCGTTCAAGAACGGGCCGCTCGACTGCAAGCTGCTGCTGGCCGATGTCGCGCTCCGCGCGGCCGATACCGGCGATGGCGATGCCGGCGATAGCGATAAGCCCGGCGCCGTGTCGACCGCGCAGACGCCCTCGCTCAGCGACGCGGCGCCGCTGAGCGAGGGCGCGCGGATGTTCGCCAACCGCCTGCAGAAGAACCGCAAGCGTCTGTCCAAGTGGCTCAAGCAGTCGGGGGAGCGCTGCTACCGGCTCTACGACGCCGACATGCCGGAGTATGCGCTGGCGATCGACGTCTATGGTCACCGCGTGCACGTGCAGGAGTATGCCGCCCCGCGTTCGGTCGATGCCGACAAGGCCAAGCGGCGGCTGCTCGATGCGCTGAGCGCGATCCCGGTGGCGCTCGACGTGCGCCCCGAGCAGATCCACTACAAGCAGCGCGAGCGGCAGAGCGGCAAGGCGCAGTACCGCAAGCAGGGTGACAGCGGCGAGCGCTTCGTGGTCGAGGAGGGGCCGGCCAAGCTATGGGTCAATCTCACCGACTATCTCGATACCGGTCTGTTCCTCGACCATCGCCCGGTGCGTCGGCTGCTGCGTGAGCGAGCCGCGGGCAAACGCTTTCTCAATCTGTTCTGTTATACCGGCACGGCGACGGTACACGCCGCCCTGGGCGGGGCCACCGATAGCCTGAGCGTGGATCTCTCGAATACCTATCTCGACTGGGCGCGGGACAACCTGGCCCTCAACCAGCTCGATCCCGGCCGCCACCGGGTGGTGCGCGACGACTGTCTACGCTGGCTCGAGACCGCCGGGGGCAGCTTCGATCTGATCTTCCTCGATCCACCCACCTTCTCCAATTCGAAGAAGATGGCCGGCACGCTGGATATCCAGCGCGATCACGTGCGTCTGGTCGAGCTGGCCATGGCGCGGCTGGCGCCTGGCGGTGAGTTGGTCTTCTCCAACAACCAGCAGCGCTTCAAGCTCGATCCGGCGCTGTCGACGCGCTTTGCGGTGACCGAGATCACCGCGCAGACCTTCGATCCGGACTTCAGTCGGCGTGCCAATCTGCACCACTGCTTCAGCATCCGTCATCGCCAGTGA
- the rmf gene encoding ribosome modulation factor, translating to MKRQKRDRNQRAYLHGYKAGVAGRSRDECPSQDINLRENWMSGWREGRGDQWDGMTGVSGIHKNPMVMT from the coding sequence ATGAAACGACAGAAACGTGATCGCAACCAGCGGGCATATCTGCACGGCTACAAGGCGGGGGTTGCCGGTCGCTCACGCGACGAATGCCCGAGCCAGGATATCAACCTGCGCGAAAACTGGATGAGCGGTTGGCGTGAAGGTCGCGGGGACCAGTGGGATGGCATGACCGGCGTGTCCGGCATCCACAAAAACCCCATGGTGATGACTTGA
- a CDS encoding quinone-dependent dihydroorotate dehydrogenase — MYPVVRSLLFRLEPETAHRVTLTALDAAHRLRLSGLLGDAESSGEPVEVMGLSFANRIGLAAGLDKNAEHLDALGALGFGFVEVGTTTPKPQSGNPRPRLFRLTGTQAIINRMGFNNTGVDQLVANVRKSRYRGIIGINIGKNLTTPVERAVDDYLTCLRKVHAAAHYVTVNISSPNTPGLRNLQFGEHLDGLLGALKEEAVRLDAEQGRHVPLAVKIAPDMTHEEIALVARTLADNEIDAVIATNTTVSRENVAGTPHAHEAGGLSGAPLFATSTAVVRELRRLLPNLPIIGAGGIDSGVRASEKCQAGADLVQLYTGFIYRGPELIGECIRATGSSGAASA; from the coding sequence ATGTACCCCGTCGTTCGTTCTCTGCTGTTCCGGCTCGAGCCGGAGACCGCACATCGTGTCACGCTGACCGCTCTGGATGCGGCGCACCGGCTGCGCCTGTCGGGACTGCTCGGCGATGCCGAGAGCTCGGGTGAACCGGTGGAGGTGATGGGGCTTTCCTTCGCCAACCGCATCGGGTTGGCGGCAGGGCTGGACAAGAACGCCGAGCACCTGGATGCCCTGGGAGCGCTGGGATTCGGCTTCGTCGAGGTGGGCACCACCACGCCCAAGCCGCAGTCGGGCAACCCGCGCCCGCGGCTGTTCCGGCTGACCGGGACCCAGGCGATCATCAATCGCATGGGCTTCAACAACACCGGGGTCGACCAGCTGGTCGCCAACGTGCGCAAGAGCCGCTACCGCGGCATCATCGGCATCAATATCGGCAAGAACCTGACGACGCCGGTGGAGCGCGCGGTCGATGACTACCTGACCTGCCTGCGCAAGGTCCACGCCGCGGCGCACTACGTCACCGTCAATATCTCCTCACCCAACACGCCGGGGCTGCGCAATCTGCAGTTCGGCGAGCATCTCGACGGCCTGCTCGGGGCGCTCAAGGAGGAGGCGGTGCGGCTGGATGCGGAGCAGGGGCGCCACGTGCCGTTGGCGGTGAAGATCGCCCCGGACATGACCCACGAGGAGATCGCGCTGGTTGCGCGCACGCTCGCCGACAACGAGATCGATGCGGTGATCGCCACCAATACCACGGTGTCGCGCGAGAACGTGGCCGGCACGCCCCATGCCCACGAAGCGGGCGGGCTCTCCGGGGCGCCGCTGTTCGCCACCTCGACCGCTGTCGTACGCGAACTGCGCCGGCTGCTGCCGAACCTGCCGATCATCGGTGCCGGTGGCATCGACAGCGGGGTTCGGGCGAGCGAGAAGTGTCAGGCAGGAGCGGATCTGGTGCAGCTCTATACCGGCTTCATCTATCGCGGACCGGAGTTGATCGGCGAGTGTATCCGTGCAACCGGGAGCAGTGGCGCGGCCTCTGCCTGA